A region from the Salvelinus fontinalis isolate EN_2023a chromosome 23, ASM2944872v1, whole genome shotgun sequence genome encodes:
- the insig2 gene encoding insulin-induced gene 2 protein — translation MADSTVVSNQQQSGSGQTAPSRGPYIAVITNRSTTLVIRGFMLFSIGVFLALVLNLLQVQRNVTLFPPDVISSIFSSAWWVPPCCGTASAIIGLLYPCIDCRLGEPHKFKREWSSVMRCVAVFVGINHASAKVDFANNVQLSLTLAALSIGLWWTFDRSRSGFGLGVVIALLATLSTQLLVYNGVFQYTSPDFLYIRSWLPCIFFAGVITMGNIGRQLALYECKLMSEKTHQD, via the exons ATGGCCGACTCCACAGTAGTCAGCAACCAGCAGCAGTCTGGGTCTGGTCAGACCGCTCCTTCCAGAGGACCATACATTGCAGTGATCACCAACAGAAGCACCACCCTGGTGATCCGTGGGTTCATGCTGTTCTCTATAGGAGTTTTCCTGGCTCTGGTGCTCAATCTGCTGCAG GTACAGAGGAATGTCACTCTGTTCCCGCCTGATGTCATTAGTAGCATCTTCTCATCAGCCTGGTGGGTGCCGCCCTGCTGTGGGACCGCCTCAG caATAATCGGTTTGTTGTATCCGTGCATTGACTGTCGGCTCGGCGAGCCCCACAAGTTCAAGCGGGAGTGGTCCAGTGTGATGCGCTGTGTGGCAGTGTTCGTGGGCATCAACCATGCCAGTGCT AAAGTGGACTTTGCGAACAACGTGCAGCTGTCCCTGACGCTGGCGGCCCTGTCCATCGGCCTCTGGTGGACATTTGACCGGTCCCGCTCCGGCTTTGGCCTGGGGGTGGTCATCGCCCTGCTGGCCACTCTATCCACTCAGCTCCTGGTCTACAACGGAGTCTTTCA GTATACCTCTCCAGATTTTCTGTACATTCGCTCCTGGTTACCTTGCATCTTCTTCGCTGGTGTGATAACCATGGGGAACATAGGACGACAGCTAGCCCTG TATGAATGCAAACTTATGTCAGAAAAGACTCATCAAGACTGA